A stretch of Macadamia integrifolia cultivar HAES 741 chromosome 7, SCU_Mint_v3, whole genome shotgun sequence DNA encodes these proteins:
- the LOC122084914 gene encoding protein MNN4-like: MEEKKKLPSFPSNYVTLQQLQERRLKEQEQRQKEKDEEEERRRKLLEEQRLKEEQEIDRQKEDEKRKLYETQKLKRSKPKTPVGRIGGTPKISRRENAG, translated from the coding sequence atggaggagaaaaagaagctcCCATCCTTTCCGTCGAACTATGTCACCCTCCAGCAACTCCAAGAACGGAGGCTCAAAGAACAAGAGCAGAGGCAGAAAGAgaaggacgaagaagaagaacggcGAAGAAAGCttcttgaagagcagagactgAAAGAAGAGCAAGAAATAGATAGACAAAAAGAGGATGAGAAGAGAAAACTTTACGAAACTCAAAAGCTCAAACGATCGAAGCCAAAAACTCCGGTCGGTCGAATCGGCGGAACCCCCAAAATTTCTCGGAGAGAAAACGCCGGATAG
- the LOC122084528 gene encoding uncharacterized protein LOC122084528, with protein sequence MGNCQAAEAATVMIQHPGNKIERIYWSVSAQEVMSSNPGHYVALLVTSFSPPSIPHSHNATSTPTPVVRQLKLLRPDDTLHIGQVYRLITFEEVLKEFATKKCVRLGKR encoded by the exons ATGGGGAACTGCCAAGCAGCAGAGGCAGCGACGGTGATGATACAACATCCAGGGAACAAGATAGAGAGGATCTACTGGTCGGTGAGCGCCCAGGAGGTGATGAGCTCCAACCCTGGCCACTACGTCGCACTCCTCGTCACCTCCTTCTCTCCGCCGTCCATCCCCCACTCCCACAATGCCACCTCCACACCCACGCCCGTCGTTAGGCAGCTCAAGCTTCTTCGTCCCGACGATACCCTCCATATCGGCCAGGTTTATCGCCTCATCACCTTCGAAG AGGTGCTGAAGGAGTTCGCTACTAAGAAATGCGTGAGGCTGGGGAAGCGATGA
- the LOC122084527 gene encoding nucleobase-ascorbate transporter 7-like produces the protein MAGGGGNGGGAPKSDDFQPHPVKEQLPGVDYCVTSPPRWPEAIVLGFQHYLVMLGTSVIIPSIIVPQMGGGAKEKAEVIQTLLFVAGLNTLLQSFFGTRLPTVIGGSYTFVVPTVAIVLAKRYNTIIDPHQRFKLTMRGVQGALIAASIFQIVVGFLGFWRNIVRFLSPLAAVPIVTLTALGLYQLGFPKLANCVEVGLPALVLLVIFSQYLPPLLTVKRFKGDRFAVLFTVAIVWVYAHILTKAGAYNNRPPNTQASCRTDRSGLLGAAPWIRIPYPFQWGAPTFQAGEAFAMMAASFAALIESTGTLIAVSRFASATPVPPSVLSRGVGWLGIGIFLDGIFGTANGSTASVENAGLLALTKVGSRRVIQISAMFMLFFSILGKFGAVLASIPWPIVAALYCVLFAYVASAGLGLLQFCNLNSFRTMFILGFSFFMGLSVPEYFNEYVVFSGRGPVHTRSIWFNDIMYVIFSSHATVAAIVAFFLDLTLNRGDPTTRRDSGAHWWEKYRVFKAENRSEEFYALPYNLNKYFPSF, from the exons ATGGCCGGTGGTGGTGGAAACGGCGGTGGGGCGCCTAAGAGCGACGACTTTCAGCCGCATCCGGTGAAGGAGCAGCTACCGGGAGTTGATTATTGCGTCACTAGCCCTCCTCGTTGGC CAGAAGCGATCGTACTGGGCTTTCAGCATTATCTGGTGATGCTTGGAACTAGTGTTATCATCCCCAGCATCATTGTTCCCCAAATGGGCGGTGGCGCT aaGGAAAAAGCTGAAGTGATACAGACCTTGCTCTTCGTGGCGGGATTAAACACGCTATTGCAGTCCTTCTTCGGGACTCGGCTTCCAACGGTTATTGGCGGTTCTTACACATTTGTTGTTCCCACAGTCGCAATCGTCCTTGCCAAAAGATATAACACGATAATAGATCCTCACCAG AGGTTCAAATTGACAATGAGAGGAGTACAGGGAGCCCTCATAGCGGCTTCCATTTTCCAGATAGTTGTTGGTTTCCTTGGGTTCTGGAGAAATATTGTCAG GTTCCTAAGCCCTCTTGCTGCAGTCCCTATTGTAACTCTTACTGCACTCGGGCTCTATCAACTGGGTTTCCCCAAA CTGGCAAATTGTGTTGAAGTTGGGCTCCCAGCGCTTGTTTTGCTGGTTATTTTCTCCCAG TACCTTCCTCCTCTATTAACAGTAAAGAGGTTCAAAGGTGATCGCTTTGCGGTGCTGTTCACAGTTGCAATTGTATGGGTTTATGCACATATTCTCACTAAGGCTGGTGCATATAATAATAGACCACCAAACACCCAGGCTAGTTGCCGGACTGATCGGTCTGGGCTCCTTGGTGCTGCTCCATG GATAAGGATTCCATACCCATTTCAATGGGGGGCACCAACTTTTCAAGCTGGAGAAGCTTTTGCCATGATGGCTGCTTCTTTTGCTGCTCTTATCGAG TCTACGGGTACATTAATTGCAGTGTCAAGATTTGCAAGTGCCACACCTGTGCCGCCTTCTGTCCTCAGTCGTGGTGTTGGGTGGCTG GGAATAGGGATTTTTCTGGATGGGATCTTTGGTACAGCAAATGGTTCTACAGCATCAGT TGAAAATGCGGGTCTATTGGCATTAACAAAAGTAGGAAGCCGGAGGGTCATTCAGATTTCTGCAATgtttatgcttttcttttctatacTGG GGAAATTTGGAGCAGTACTTGCTTCTATTCCATGGCCAATTGTGGCTGCTTTGTACTGTGTCTTATTTGCTTATGTGg CTTCTGCAGGTCTTGGTCTCCTTCAGTTCTGCAACCTCAACAGTTTCAGAACAATGTTCATACTAGGCTTCTCTTTCTTCATGGGCCTTTCCGTGCCGGAATACTTCAATGAATATGTAGTGTTTTCTGGTCGTGGTCCTGTTCACACGCGTTCTATATGG TTCAACGACATTATGTATGTGATCTTCTCATCCCACGCAACAGTGGCAGCAATTGTTGCATTCTTTCTGGACTTGACCCTCAATCGTGGGGACCCCACAACACGAAGAGACAGCGGTGCACATTGGTGGGAGAAGTATAGGGTTTTCAAGGCTGAAAATAGGAGTGAAGAATTCTATGCACTCCCATACAACCTGAATAAGTATTTCCCATCATTTTAA